One region of Dysidea avara chromosome 1, odDysAvar1.4, whole genome shotgun sequence genomic DNA includes:
- the LOC136247149 gene encoding uncharacterized protein — protein sequence MQACHENFMVIQCGLILDPEFPFLGATPDGLVYCKCCESRVLEIKCPFSCKNKAFSEAILDNSSFFLEDDNGRLALKEDHMYYYQIQLQMKLCHMQHCDFVAWREGEIFHQMVELDSDFIDSAIHDVEPFIKLAILPELVGKWFSKQPIMPLQSSSSTAASGGASSSTSVSVDASVNQVDSTDSHITKVDATAGSRSNDVHNSSSSDEQEGYCYCGKGEDYDNMICCDNKDCLIGWFHFSCLKMTKKDVPKGKYFCPDCHNQRSSKRSKKAMKHH from the coding sequence ATGCAAGCTTGTCATGAGAATTTTATGGTAATACAATGTGGCCTTATTTTGGATCCTGAATTTCCATTCTTGGGTGCCACACCAGACGGCCTTGTCTACTGTAAGTGTTGTGAGAGTCGTGTTTTAGAAATCAAGTGTCCTTTCTCCTGTAAGAATAAAGCATTTTCAGAAGCCATTCTTGATAATTCTTCCTTCTTTTTAGAAGACGACAATGGCAGACTCGCACTTAAGGAAGATCATATGTATTATTATCAAATCCAACTGCAGATGAAGCTATGCCACATGCAACATTGTGATTTTGTAGCTTGGAGGGAAGGTGAAATATTTCACCAGATGGTAGAGCTGGATTCTGATTTCATTGACTCGGCTATACATGACGTTGAACCATTCATTAAATTGGCCATATTACCTGAACTAGTAGGAAAGTGGTTCAGCAAGCAACCAATAATGCCACTGCAGTCATCAAGCAGTACAGCTGCTAGTGGTGGTGCAAGCTCCAGTACTAGCGTGTCTGTTGATGCAAGTGTAAACCAGGTGGATTCCACAGACTCTCACATTACTAAGGTGGATGCTACTGCAGGCTCGAGGAGCAATGATGTCCATAATTCAAGTTCTTCAGATGAACAGGAAGGATACTGCTATTGCGGTAAAGGAGAAGACTATGATAACATGATTTGCTGTGATAACAAGGATTGTTTGATAGGATGGTTTCATTTTTCATGTTTAAAAATGACCAAAAAAGATGTTCCGAAAGGGAAATATTTTTGTCCAGACTGCCACAATCAGAGGAGTTCTAAGAGATCAAAGAAGGCAATGAAACATCATTAA
- the LOC136265976 gene encoding uncharacterized protein, whose amino-acid sequence MPKECCAVNCSNLCVRGSGLSFYTFPADLDRRNKWIAAVNRKNWYPTEHTVICSEHFIDGQKSNNQFAPNYTPTIFQRVDSPMKRKMEAQVADFRRTASRKRRIEQTEITDQQKKKAKESRMQELAESSKRQEARKLEEERRLKEIEEQQRLEEERKRREEDERERLLREEERREAEQRKEIEDAKQKRLDEMNRLQQAEETRLEYDELLKKYDDLLLKYNQAVEELEQLRTREAKLNTKVDELQTRIVSRQSLEENDKQVKFYIGLPSFAVLLAIYNLVIKGLPECHFSMFDQLLITLIKLRLNIPDQDLAYRFGVNQSTVSRCITKWLDVLHVKLSPLIYWPERDQLRKTMPTCFRKNFRKCAIVIDCFEVFIDRPTSLMARAQTWSNYKKHNTCKFLIGITPQGSVSFISKGWGGRVSDVHLTENCGLLSKLLPGDVILADRGFTIEKAAGMYCAEVKVPPFTRGKKQLSKLEVDTARQLSHVRIHVERVIGLVRQKYSILQSTLSINMLKGDEEGVSPVDKIVVICCALCNCCDSVVPF is encoded by the coding sequence ATGCCAAAGGAGTGTTGTGCTGTGAATTGTTCCAATTTGTGTGTAAGAGGGAGTGGATTAAGTTTTTATACTTTCCCAGCGGATCTAGATCGAAGAAATAAATGGATTGCTGCTGTAAACAGGAAGAACTGGTACCCAACCGAGCACACGGTAATATGTAGTGAACATTTCATTGATGGACAAAAGAGTAACAACCAGTTTGCACCGAACTACACCCCTACAATCTTTCAACGCGTTGACAGTCCTATGAAACGAAAGATGGAAGCTCAGGTCGCGGATTTTCGAAGAACAGCTTCCAGAAAACGGAGGATAGAGCAGACCGAGATCACTGATCAGCAAAAGAAAAAGGCAAAGGAAAGCAGAATGCAAGAGCTTGCTGAGTCTAGCAAAAGGCAAGAAGCAAGAAAATTGGAAGAAGAACGGAGGCTGAAAGAAATAGAAGAGCAGCAAAGGTTAGAGGAGGAGAGGAAAAGACGTGAAGAAGATGAGAGGGAGAGATTGTTGAGAGAAGAAGAAAGGAGAGAAGCTGAACAAAGAAAGGAGATTGAAGATGCCAAACAAAAGAGGTTGGATGAAATGAACAGATTGCAACAAGCTGAAGAGACACGACTAGAGTATGATGAACTACTCAAGAAATATGATGACCTACTCCTGAAATACAACCAAGCTGTAGAAGAGCTTGAACAGCTAAGAACAAGAGAAGCTAAACTGAATACAAAGGTTGATGAGTTGCAGACAAGGATAGTAAGTCGACAGAGCTTAGAAGAGAATGATAAGCAAGTGAAGTTTTATATAGGCCTACCATCGTTTGCAGTTTTGCTAGCCATATACAATTTGGTGATAAAGGGTCTACCTGAATGTCATTTTTCCATGTTTGATCAGCTCTTGATTACTTTGATTAAGCTACGACTTAATATTCCTGATCAAGATTTGGCATATCGCTTTGGTGTAAACCAATCTACGGTTTCCCGATGCATTACCAAGTGGCTAGATGTACTTCATGTAAAGTTATCACCGTTGATTTATTGGCCAGAGAGGGATCAGTTACGGAAGACAATGCCAACATGTTTCAGGAAAAATTTTCGGAAATGTGCGATTGTTATAGACTGTTTTGAAGTGTTCATAGACAGGCCAACTTCACTGATGGCAAGGGCTCAAACATGGTCGAACTATAAGAAGCACAACACATGCAAATTCTTAATAGGCATCACTCCTCAGGGGTCAGTATCGTTTATATCTAAAGGCTGGGGCGGAAGGGTATCTGATGTACATTTAACTGAGAACTGTGGTCTCCTCTCAAAACTGTTACCTGGAGATGTCATCTTAGCAGATCGTGGCTTCACAATAGAAAAGGCTGCAGGAATGTATTGTGCAGAAGTCAAGGTACCTCCCTTTACAAGAGGGAAAAAGCAGTTAAGTAAACTAGAAGTTGACACTGCTCGCCAGCTTTCTCATGTTAGAATTCATGTTGAAAGAGTTATTGGGCTAGTAAGGCAAAAATATTCCATATTACAATCAACTCTGTCTATTAACATGCTCAAAGGTGACGAAGAGGGTGTGTCTCCTGTTGATAAAATAGTTGTAATATGTTGTGCGCTATGTAACTGTTGTGACTCTGTAGTACCATTTTAA